A genomic window from Maridesulfovibrio sp. includes:
- a CDS encoding adenylate/guanylate cyclase domain-containing protein, which translates to MQEHSRPVVFIVNAVKTDLDLFAQILREDYALLMAMNAHHLLEVAIREQPDLILLDADFEDIKSCEICKKLKSTEATAHIPVLFITESRNSEDELRWFESGAVEFIRRPLSPPMVLRRVASALIQKEQSERLEVLSNKLGRYLAPQVYESIFYGKHDSLMGTQRKKLTIFFSDIVGFTSTTERMEPEDMTVLLNNYLDCMSSIALKHGGTIDKFIGDAVLIFFGDPVSRGYKTDAVACMNMAIEMREALKEMQQEWFALGISSPFKVRMGINTGFCTVGNFGSKQLMDYTIIGGQVNVAARLEQNAPPDQILISHETWALVKDDFRCLGRAPISVKGIQHSIRTYQVIGRADAVELDLPGSLGEMVWPAQTISIGSKVSDALVQLRDSGEWACLVVLDGLSPVGMVTKGRMDEIVRRETEKALFLDRPVTSVMDGELLVLPSESELDEVAKSALSREGSYTFDPIAVTRNGEFVGLVSVRCLMQRIVNP; encoded by the coding sequence GTGCAGGAACATAGTCGTCCGGTTGTCTTTATTGTTAATGCTGTTAAAACAGATCTGGATCTTTTTGCTCAGATTTTACGAGAGGATTATGCCTTGTTGATGGCTATGAATGCCCATCATCTGCTTGAAGTCGCTATACGTGAGCAACCTGACCTTATTTTATTAGATGCTGATTTTGAAGATATAAAAAGCTGTGAGATCTGCAAAAAATTAAAGTCGACTGAAGCCACTGCCCATATCCCGGTTCTTTTTATTACCGAGAGCAGAAACTCTGAAGACGAATTACGCTGGTTTGAATCGGGGGCTGTTGAGTTTATCCGCCGGCCTCTAAGTCCGCCCATGGTATTGCGTCGTGTTGCATCTGCTTTGATTCAGAAAGAGCAGTCTGAAAGACTGGAGGTGCTTTCCAATAAGCTTGGGCGCTATCTAGCTCCTCAAGTTTATGAATCTATCTTTTATGGAAAGCACGATTCTCTTATGGGAACCCAGCGAAAGAAGCTGACAATTTTCTTTTCCGATATAGTAGGCTTCACTTCCACCACCGAGCGGATGGAACCTGAAGATATGACTGTTCTGCTGAATAACTATCTTGATTGTATGTCTTCCATTGCACTCAAGCATGGTGGGACCATTGATAAATTCATAGGGGATGCCGTTCTCATTTTCTTCGGCGATCCTGTCTCGCGGGGGTATAAGACTGATGCCGTGGCCTGTATGAATATGGCTATTGAGATGCGGGAAGCTTTAAAGGAAATGCAGCAGGAATGGTTTGCTCTGGGAATTTCCAGTCCTTTTAAGGTTCGCATGGGGATAAATACGGGCTTTTGCACCGTAGGTAACTTCGGTTCCAAGCAATTGATGGACTATACTATTATTGGGGGGCAGGTGAATGTCGCCGCACGCCTAGAGCAGAATGCTCCCCCGGACCAAATCCTGATTTCACACGAAACATGGGCCTTGGTAAAAGATGATTTCCGTTGCCTTGGCCGTGCGCCTATTTCTGTAAAAGGTATTCAGCATTCAATCCGTACCTATCAGGTTATAGGCAGGGCTGATGCCGTGGAGCTGGATCTCCCCGGTTCCTTGGGGGAAATGGTTTGGCCTGCGCAGACCATTTCGATTGGGAGCAAGGTTTCCGATGCCTTGGTCCAGCTACGCGACAGTGGAGAGTGGGCGTGTCTGGTTGTGCTGGACGGCCTTTCCCCTGTGGGCATGGTTACCAAAGGCCGCATGGACGAAATTGTGCGCCGGGAAACCGAAAAAGCTCTTTTTCTGGATCGTCCTGTTACCTCGGTTATGGACGGGGAACTGCTTGTTCTTCCGTCAGAGTCTGAACTTGATGAAGTTGCAAAGAGTGCCTTATCCCGTGAAGGCAGCTATACTTTTGATCCCATAGCAGTGACTCGAAACGGTGAGTTCGTAGGGCTTGTCTCCGTGCGTTGCCTTATGCAGAGAATCGTTAACCCTTAG
- a CDS encoding transporter substrate-binding domain-containing protein → MKYILITIYCITLVLSGTASPAMGESLNIAYTSFYPFFSRDTNNRMTGIFYEIINEAIVNRMKIKVSWKEFPWKRCQQNVRENYADGMITTINPQRMEYTSTHRDPFFVQSVNIFTYKGHARMSEIKRLKSFADIKEKGFSIITYLGNGWIEEHAESIGIKTNKVTLRDRVWQMLAHKRGDMVIEWPGGAWFEIRKFKLTDEIVETGAVINTVRIHLLIGKKSPYIHILPGFNTEIKKMTEDGTIKKITDKYCPMPSN, encoded by the coding sequence ATGAAATATATATTAATTACAATATACTGCATTACATTAGTACTTTCCGGAACTGCCTCCCCTGCCATGGGAGAGAGTCTTAATATTGCCTATACCAGCTTTTATCCTTTTTTCAGCCGTGACACGAATAACCGCATGACAGGAATATTTTACGAAATAATAAATGAAGCAATAGTAAACAGGATGAAGATCAAGGTCAGCTGGAAAGAATTCCCGTGGAAAAGGTGTCAGCAAAACGTAAGGGAGAACTATGCTGACGGTATGATCACGACTATTAATCCGCAGAGGATGGAATACACTTCAACGCACCGAGACCCTTTTTTTGTACAGTCTGTAAATATTTTTACTTACAAAGGGCACGCGCGAATGTCTGAAATCAAGAGGTTGAAAAGCTTTGCTGACATCAAAGAAAAAGGCTTCTCCATCATAACCTATTTAGGCAACGGATGGATTGAAGAGCACGCAGAGTCAATTGGAATAAAGACAAATAAGGTTACACTGCGTGACAGAGTATGGCAGATGCTGGCTCATAAACGCGGTGATATGGTTATAGAATGGCCCGGTGGTGCATGGTTTGAAATAAGGAAATTCAAATTAACTGATGAAATTGTCGAAACTGGTGCCGTAATTAATACTGTCCGCATTCACCTTCTTATTGGCAAAAAATCGCCATATATACACATACTGCCGGGGTTCAATACCGAAATAAAAAAGATGACTGAAGATGGAACAATCAAAAAAATAACTGATAAGTACTGTCCAATGCCGTCAAATTAA
- the dgcN gene encoding N-acetyltransferase DgcN, with amino-acid sequence MFDAPYLLFLGDAPDGLAAKMAQGIYDWRPEAVAGQFRMEGCKADLGIKDLTIKEAVEAGAKTLVIGVVNRGGIISDVWKSVLVEALEAGMDLASGLHTLLRDQPELVEAAEKNGCTLHDVRIPTVKYPIATGKKRTGKRCLAVGTDCSVGKMYTALAIDREMKKQGLKSTFRPTGQTGILIEGNGVPLDAVIADFMAGSIEYLTPDNDPDHWDIIEGQGSLYHASYSGVTLALVHGGQPDALILCHEPTREHMRGLPDYQQPTLEELRDTALTLARVVNPDCKAVAVSVNTQHLSEEEALAYLAEVEEQMGIPAVDPFRQGAARLVEALV; translated from the coding sequence ATGTTTGATGCACCATATTTACTTTTTCTTGGAGATGCTCCTGACGGCCTTGCGGCAAAAATGGCGCAGGGTATCTACGATTGGAGACCTGAAGCTGTTGCCGGACAGTTTCGTATGGAAGGCTGTAAAGCTGATCTCGGAATTAAAGACCTTACTATTAAAGAAGCAGTTGAAGCCGGAGCGAAGACTCTTGTTATCGGCGTTGTAAACCGTGGCGGTATTATTTCCGATGTATGGAAATCCGTGCTGGTTGAAGCACTTGAAGCCGGTATGGACCTTGCTTCCGGTCTGCACACTCTGTTGCGCGACCAGCCTGAGCTTGTCGAAGCTGCGGAGAAAAACGGTTGTACTCTGCACGATGTCCGTATTCCTACCGTTAAGTATCCCATTGCTACCGGTAAGAAACGCACAGGTAAACGCTGCCTTGCTGTAGGGACAGACTGCTCTGTAGGTAAAATGTACACCGCCCTTGCTATTGACCGCGAAATGAAAAAGCAGGGCCTCAAATCCACTTTCCGTCCCACCGGCCAGACCGGTATCCTTATTGAAGGTAACGGCGTACCTCTCGATGCGGTTATCGCTGATTTCATGGCCGGTTCAATTGAATACCTGACTCCTGATAACGACCCCGATCACTGGGATATCATTGAAGGTCAGGGCAGTCTTTATCACGCATCCTATTCCGGCGTAACCCTGGCACTCGTCCACGGTGGTCAGCCTGATGCGCTGATTCTCTGCCATGAGCCCACCCGCGAACATATGCGTGGCCTGCCTGATTACCAGCAGCCTACTCTTGAAGAGCTGCGTGATACCGCGCTTACCCTCGCTAGAGTTGTAAACCCTGATTGTAAAGCCGTTGCTGTTTCTGTGAATACTCAGCACCTTTCTGAAGAAGAAGCTCTTGCTTACCTTGCCGAGGTTGAAGAACAGATGGGTATTCCCGCTGTTGATCCTTTCCGTCAGGGAGCCGCTCGTCTGGTTGAGGCGCTGGTATAA
- the dgcA gene encoding N-acetyl-D-Glu racemase DgcA has protein sequence MKISVTKDVFPLAQVFTIARGSRTEAVVLRVEIEEDGFTGRGECVPYARYNETVESVKAQIEGLKTPLTRAELQSVLEPGAARNAVDCALWDLEAKKAGISVWELAGINEPTPEVTAYTLSLDTPEKMEKQAAENASRPLLKTKLGGGIEDISRIEAVRRGAPDSRIIVDANEGWTADVYREMAPVLVRLGVEMVEQPLPASDDDALLEIERVLPVCADESCHDRQSLPALKGKYDMVNIKLDKTGGLTEAIKLREAALAEGYKVMVGCMVGSSLAMAPAVLVASGAAVVDLDGPLLLAEDRDHPLKYDDKFVFPPQSELWG, from the coding sequence ATGAAAATCTCGGTTACAAAAGACGTTTTCCCTCTGGCGCAGGTTTTCACCATCGCGCGTGGTTCCCGGACCGAAGCCGTTGTGCTGAGGGTCGAGATTGAAGAAGACGGTTTCACCGGACGTGGGGAATGCGTTCCCTACGCCCGGTACAACGAGACGGTCGAGTCTGTTAAGGCCCAGATTGAGGGGCTGAAAACGCCATTGACACGTGCTGAATTACAGTCCGTTCTGGAACCCGGTGCGGCCCGCAATGCTGTGGATTGCGCTCTTTGGGATCTGGAGGCCAAGAAAGCCGGGATTTCTGTCTGGGAGTTGGCTGGAATAAACGAACCAACACCTGAAGTAACCGCTTATACCTTGTCTCTTGATACTCCGGAAAAAATGGAAAAACAGGCAGCTGAGAACGCTTCCCGTCCTCTGCTGAAAACTAAGCTCGGCGGGGGAATTGAAGATATTTCCCGCATTGAGGCCGTAAGGCGTGGCGCTCCTGATTCGCGTATAATTGTCGATGCCAACGAGGGTTGGACAGCTGATGTTTATCGCGAGATGGCTCCAGTGCTGGTTCGTCTCGGTGTTGAGATGGTTGAGCAGCCGCTGCCCGCGTCAGATGATGATGCACTGCTTGAGATTGAAAGGGTTTTGCCTGTCTGCGCGGATGAATCCTGCCATGATCGTCAGTCATTGCCTGCTCTCAAGGGCAAGTATGACATGGTCAACATCAAATTGGATAAGACCGGTGGTTTGACCGAAGCAATTAAATTGCGAGAGGCGGCCCTAGCTGAGGGATACAAGGTTATGGTCGGGTGTATGGTCGGTTCTTCACTGGCTATGGCTCCGGCTGTACTTGTCGCCAGTGGGGCTGCTGTGGTAGATCTTGACGGGCCGTTGCTTTTAGCAGAAGACAGGGATCATCCGTTGAAATACGATGATAAATTTGTTTTTCCTCCACAGAGTGAACTGTGGGGATAA
- a CDS encoding D-amino-acid transaminase — translation MSRTVYVNGAYVPEEEAKVSVFDRGFLFADAIYEVTAVVDGKICEWDGHIARLERSLGEIGMGMPMSEAELLEVHRELVKRNGLEEGAIYLQVTRGATDRDFIMPKGLEQTVVLFTQAKKLTGEKSGLRVISVPDIRWGRRDIKTVQLLAASMVKTEAKKQGKDDAWMVEDGFVTEGSSNNTYIVTKEGKIITRNLSNSILPGITRKSVLRLADELDMEIEERPFTVEEAKEAVEAFMTAATSFVTPVIEIDGVELGDGTPGPVSKRLCEVYIEESRKASC, via the coding sequence ATGAGTCGTACTGTATATGTGAATGGCGCTTATGTGCCTGAAGAAGAGGCTAAAGTTTCTGTTTTTGACCGTGGTTTTCTTTTTGCGGACGCTATCTACGAAGTCACCGCTGTTGTGGATGGAAAAATCTGCGAATGGGACGGACATATTGCCCGCCTTGAGCGCTCCCTCGGAGAAATCGGCATGGGTATGCCCATGAGCGAAGCCGAGCTGCTTGAAGTTCACCGCGAACTGGTTAAGCGCAACGGCCTTGAAGAAGGCGCAATCTACCTTCAGGTTACCCGTGGAGCCACTGACCGTGACTTCATCATGCCCAAAGGTCTGGAACAGACCGTAGTTCTTTTCACCCAGGCCAAGAAACTTACCGGTGAAAAATCCGGTCTGCGTGTTATTTCAGTTCCCGACATCCGTTGGGGTCGCCGCGATATCAAGACAGTACAGCTGCTGGCTGCATCCATGGTTAAAACCGAAGCCAAAAAGCAGGGCAAGGATGATGCATGGATGGTTGAAGACGGTTTTGTTACCGAAGGTTCTTCCAACAACACCTACATAGTGACCAAGGAAGGAAAGATTATTACCCGCAACCTTTCCAATTCGATTCTTCCGGGAATTACCCGTAAGTCCGTTCTTCGCCTTGCTGATGAACTCGACATGGAAATCGAAGAGCGTCCTTTCACCGTGGAAGAGGCAAAAGAAGCCGTTGAAGCTTTTATGACAGCCGCAACTTCTTTTGTTACCCCGGTTATTGAAATTGACGGTGTAGAGCTTGGCGACGGTACTCCCGGTCCGGTAAGTAAACGACTCTGTGAAGTTTATATTGAAGAAAGCCGTAAGGCTTCCTGCTAG
- a CDS encoding FAD-dependent protein, producing the protein MKQIKIEIKIKPEQINAPSAIRSEALKAAGLPDDENISTRVLRRSIDARSRKPHFVLQVAIGDQETVEPIESIFNPLALNGKQVIIAGAGPAGYFAALTLLEQGIKPIILERGCTVNDRRKDLKKIYTEGLINPDSNYCFGEGGAGTYSDGKLYTRATKRGNVGRILDLLIANGAPGDIRIDAHPHLGSNVLPRIVSKMREDILSCGGEIHFNTRVDSFLLAENRMTGVVAGGSAIKADAVILATGHSARDIFHSLNDQNIKIEAKPFALGVRIEHPQPLIDKIFYHQSPRHENLPAASYRISTQAMGRGVFSFCMCPGGYIVPASTAPGELVLNGMSLAARNAPFANAGLVAEVKLEDLENQSNPLCALEYQAAVEKQMFAAGDGTTQMAPAQLVSDFINGKISKSIPKTSYIPGTYSAPVHELLPFIQSEALRQGLKELGKKFKGFDSNEAKVLAVESRTSSPVRIPRDRETLEHVQIEGFFPCGEGAGYAGGIISAAMDGEKCALAAAKKLGCNN; encoded by the coding sequence ATGAAGCAAATCAAAATAGAGATTAAAATTAAGCCCGAACAAATCAACGCTCCTTCCGCAATCCGCAGCGAAGCATTAAAAGCAGCCGGTCTGCCGGATGACGAGAATATTTCCACCCGTGTACTACGCCGCTCCATTGACGCCCGTTCCCGCAAGCCGCACTTTGTGTTGCAGGTTGCCATAGGAGATCAGGAAACCGTTGAACCGATCGAATCCATATTCAATCCCTTAGCCCTGAACGGCAAACAGGTTATAATTGCCGGAGCAGGACCCGCAGGATATTTCGCGGCTCTCACCCTGCTTGAACAAGGAATCAAGCCGATCATCCTTGAGCGGGGCTGTACTGTAAATGACCGCCGCAAGGACCTGAAAAAAATTTATACTGAAGGATTAATCAATCCTGACTCAAACTATTGCTTCGGCGAAGGCGGAGCCGGGACTTACTCCGATGGCAAACTCTATACCCGGGCGACCAAACGCGGAAACGTAGGCCGCATCCTCGACCTGCTTATTGCGAACGGAGCTCCGGGAGATATACGTATCGACGCCCATCCGCACCTTGGTTCCAATGTTTTGCCACGCATTGTAAGCAAAATGCGTGAAGATATACTTTCCTGCGGCGGAGAAATACACTTTAATACCCGCGTGGATTCATTTCTTCTTGCTGAAAACCGTATGACTGGAGTAGTTGCCGGAGGTTCTGCAATAAAAGCAGATGCTGTTATTCTTGCCACCGGCCATTCTGCGAGAGATATTTTCCACTCGCTAAATGACCAGAACATCAAAATTGAAGCCAAGCCTTTTGCGCTGGGGGTAAGAATCGAGCACCCACAGCCGCTGATTGATAAAATTTTCTATCACCAGTCCCCCCGCCATGAAAATCTTCCTGCTGCAAGCTACCGGATTTCTACTCAGGCCATGGGACGCGGAGTGTTCTCCTTCTGCATGTGTCCGGGCGGCTATATCGTTCCGGCTTCTACCGCCCCCGGAGAACTGGTTTTAAACGGGATGAGCCTTGCCGCGCGCAACGCCCCCTTTGCCAATGCCGGACTTGTTGCAGAAGTAAAGCTCGAAGATCTGGAAAATCAGTCCAACCCGCTATGCGCCCTGGAATATCAGGCAGCAGTGGAAAAGCAGATGTTCGCCGCAGGCGATGGAACTACACAGATGGCACCGGCCCAGTTGGTTAGCGACTTCATTAATGGAAAAATATCAAAATCAATTCCTAAAACATCATATATACCCGGAACATACAGCGCACCTGTGCATGAACTGCTACCCTTTATCCAGTCTGAAGCATTGCGCCAAGGGCTGAAAGAGCTTGGTAAAAAGTTCAAAGGATTTGACTCGAACGAAGCCAAGGTACTGGCTGTGGAATCCCGTACCAGCTCTCCGGTTCGTATCCCGCGCGACCGCGAAACCTTGGAACATGTCCAGATTGAAGGATTCTTTCCCTGTGGAGAAGGCGCAGGATACGCTGGCGGGATTATATCTGCAGCAATGGACGGAGAAAAATGCGCATTAGCCGCCGCGAAAAAATTAGGTTGCAATAATTAG
- a CDS encoding flavodoxin family protein, which translates to MKVTVVNGSGRKKGNSHAIVEGFCGNLPKDIEVTAYELSGMNYAGCLGCMSCKGKAERCVIQDDLTPVYEEMHESDIVVLSSPVYFGDVSGQAKQFIDRLYLLFTPDFHDALNQGGTKNLSKRYSRLQEGVKLVFVLAQGAVQEDLYADIQQRYTQFFEFLGFSEVHTIRGIGDRLQRPDDNRLDEAIQQARELGVQLSK; encoded by the coding sequence ATGAAAGTCACAGTAGTTAACGGGAGTGGCAGGAAAAAAGGAAATTCACATGCGATTGTAGAGGGCTTTTGCGGTAACCTGCCGAAAGATATAGAAGTAACGGCTTATGAGCTATCGGGAATGAACTACGCGGGATGCCTCGGATGTATGTCCTGCAAGGGAAAAGCCGAACGTTGCGTAATCCAGGATGATTTAACTCCTGTTTATGAAGAAATGCATGAGAGTGATATCGTTGTTTTGTCCAGTCCAGTATATTTTGGTGATGTGAGCGGGCAGGCAAAACAGTTCATTGACCGGCTTTATCTTCTTTTTACTCCTGATTTTCATGATGCCCTGAATCAGGGAGGTACTAAAAACCTGAGTAAGCGATACAGCCGTTTGCAGGAAGGGGTGAAACTTGTTTTTGTTTTAGCCCAGGGAGCTGTTCAGGAAGATTTGTACGCCGATATTCAGCAGCGTTATACCCAGTTTTTTGAGTTTTTAGGTTTTTCTGAAGTTCATACCATCCGAGGGATTGGTGACCGTTTGCAGAGACCCGATGATAATCGATTGGACGAAGCAATCCAGCAGGCCCGTGAGCTGGGTGTGCAGTTAAGCAAATAG
- a CDS encoding MFS transporter, producing MANILRIQVVVFALVAASFTNIYLPQPVLPILQSEFQISPVQASFSVSFVIMGIVLSNLFFGYLSDRYPVKPIILTGGVFVAAGGLICSSTGSYTVLVACRLLQGLFIPALTTSIAAWLSRSLPAERLSSVMGAYVSATIFGGMGGRMLGGWIHPPLHWRYAFVTASAFILVTVAMAMVVLPASGREEIAAARSSNGRETYSSLLRKKELLLIYACGAGSLLIFSPVFNYLPYRLSGAPFNLTTETITLVYLVYVLGIFLGPLAGKLSSRLGGGVMLIFSSILLGLSLTLLLLPSMTAVILGLLGVCAGFFSLHTVAVVLLNRKLTCSHGKANALYVLFYYTGGWLGLTGAGFAYEHAGWEGVIVFLAIFLVIPLSVGVFERRVESKARD from the coding sequence ATGGCTAATATTCTAAGAATTCAAGTTGTTGTTTTTGCACTGGTCGCAGCCTCCTTTACGAATATCTATCTCCCGCAGCCTGTCTTACCCATCTTGCAGTCGGAATTTCAAATAAGTCCGGTACAGGCCTCTTTTTCAGTTTCCTTCGTTATTATGGGTATTGTTTTATCCAATCTTTTTTTTGGATATCTTTCCGACCGCTATCCGGTTAAGCCGATAATTCTAACTGGCGGGGTATTTGTTGCTGCAGGAGGTCTCATCTGTTCCTCAACCGGCAGTTATACAGTGCTGGTTGCGTGCAGATTGTTGCAGGGGCTTTTCATCCCGGCCCTGACGACCAGTATTGCTGCATGGCTGTCGCGCTCATTGCCTGCAGAGCGTTTGAGCAGTGTTATGGGGGCTTATGTATCAGCAACTATCTTTGGTGGAATGGGTGGACGTATGCTCGGAGGGTGGATCCATCCGCCACTGCATTGGCGCTATGCTTTTGTTACGGCTTCTGCTTTTATTTTAGTTACGGTTGCCATGGCAATGGTTGTTTTGCCTGCAAGCGGCAGAGAGGAGATTGCTGCTGCCCGGAGCAGTAACGGCAGGGAAACTTATTCTTCACTGTTGCGTAAAAAGGAACTGTTACTTATCTATGCCTGTGGAGCGGGCAGTTTGCTTATCTTTTCGCCTGTCTTCAACTACCTTCCATACAGGCTTTCAGGTGCTCCATTCAACCTGACAACTGAGACGATTACTCTTGTTTATCTTGTCTATGTGCTTGGTATCTTTTTGGGACCATTGGCCGGAAAGCTAAGCAGCCGCTTGGGGGGCGGGGTAATGCTGATCTTCAGTTCTATTCTCTTGGGTCTTTCTTTGACTTTACTTCTACTACCATCAATGACGGCAGTAATCCTCGGTTTGCTTGGTGTTTGTGCTGGGTTCTTTTCTTTGCATACGGTTGCTGTGGTTCTGCTAAATCGCAAACTGACTTGCAGTCATGGTAAAGCAAATGCGCTCTATGTTTTGTTCTACTACACAGGCGGATGGCTGGGACTTACCGGCGCAGGATTCGCTTATGAGCATGCCGGATGGGAAGGGGTCATCGTATTTTTAGCCATTTTTTTAGTCATACCGCTTAGTGTGGGAGTGTTTGAGCGTAGGGTTGAGAGTAAGGCGCGTGATTAA